From Streptomyces sp. Mut1, the proteins below share one genomic window:
- a CDS encoding 4'-phosphopantetheinyl transferase family protein: MTAAAGGGAPVYVNCPDGPWDVVQDRFSSAGRVVVHTTWGVWAPAALLDPELRRMLGRDWPRYRQFPGTGQRLGFAASRYVMKYTVAAALEVPVQAIDFTFRPGGRPGVRGWDELSLSLAHTDELLVVAVSGTGAIGVDIERADRSIPFDLMGEEMCTPREARRLAVMPAERQRAELLRLWTLKEAYTKALGYGLRHSFSRVGFDEDAEGRTRLAAPAPDADAWTFDTHRVQDRYLVSEAHRGAPPVRAADPSAATGTSTAQDEGARDRG, encoded by the coding sequence GTGACCGCCGCCGCCGGGGGTGGGGCGCCGGTGTACGTGAACTGCCCCGACGGCCCCTGGGACGTAGTGCAGGACCGTTTCAGCAGTGCGGGGCGCGTGGTCGTGCACACCACGTGGGGGGTGTGGGCGCCGGCCGCGCTGCTCGACCCCGAGCTGCGCCGGATGCTGGGCCGGGACTGGCCCCGTTACCGGCAGTTCCCCGGTACCGGGCAGCGGCTCGGGTTCGCCGCCTCGCGCTATGTCATGAAGTACACCGTGGCCGCGGCGCTGGAGGTTCCCGTCCAGGCCATCGACTTCACCTTCCGGCCCGGCGGACGGCCCGGGGTGCGCGGCTGGGACGAGCTCTCGCTGAGCCTGGCGCACACCGACGAACTGCTCGTCGTTGCGGTGAGCGGCACGGGGGCGATCGGCGTGGACATCGAACGGGCCGACCGGTCCATTCCCTTCGATCTGATGGGCGAGGAGATGTGCACTCCCCGCGAGGCCCGCCGGCTGGCCGTGATGCCCGCCGAGCGACAGCGCGCCGAGCTGCTGCGGCTGTGGACCCTGAAGGAGGCGTACACCAAGGCGCTCGGCTACGGCCTGCGCCACAGCTTCTCCCGGGTGGGCTTCGACGAGGACGCCGAAGGGCGCACCAGGCTGGCCGCGCCCGCACCCGACGCCGACGCCTGGACCTTCGACACCCACCGGGTCCAGGACCGGTATCTGGTGAGCGAGGCCCACCGCGGTGCGCCGCCCGTCCGGGCGGCGGACCCGTCCGCGGCCACCGGCACGTCCACCGCCCAGGACGAGGGCGCGCGGGACCGGGGATGA
- a CDS encoding SRPBCC family protein yields the protein MSSHQAHVAEYAISVAAPVGVVYGLLADPLRWPVLFPSYIHTERIDGDGSRELLHLWDMTSDGLRALHVRRRLHPHARTIETERIDPVTQRVIGCGVWRVTSDANGGSVLSLRRELGVSPFPLPWADAAAQDLDTEVRARLDEVKAVAERWERLDELLLAFSDSVRTTGPPELVYDFLQRVEDWPDLVPHIEWTEVSTDAPGVQIVDIDSTAWDGGDTVTSGAVRLCFPAAGCIVHKDVVAPQILAGHTVRWTLLPDSTGLTVVCTHWVMLREEALASFLGAEATLTDARHEVRTGLGEASAEILGLAKWHAESALRHVG from the coding sequence ATGTCCTCGCACCAGGCACATGTGGCCGAATACGCGATCTCGGTGGCGGCTCCCGTCGGCGTGGTCTACGGCCTGCTCGCGGACCCGCTCCGATGGCCCGTGCTGTTTCCGTCGTACATCCATACGGAGCGCATAGACGGTGACGGCTCCCGTGAACTGCTGCACCTGTGGGACATGACGAGCGACGGCCTGCGCGCCCTGCATGTGCGCCGGCGCCTGCACCCGCATGCCAGAACCATCGAGACCGAGCGGATCGATCCCGTGACGCAGCGGGTCATCGGGTGCGGCGTATGGCGGGTGACGTCCGACGCCAACGGCGGCAGTGTGCTGAGCCTGCGAAGGGAACTGGGCGTATCTCCCTTCCCGCTGCCCTGGGCCGACGCGGCCGCGCAGGATCTCGATACGGAGGTCAGGGCCCGGCTGGACGAGGTCAAGGCGGTGGCCGAGCGCTGGGAGCGGCTGGACGAACTGCTGCTCGCCTTCTCGGACAGCGTCCGCACCACCGGGCCGCCGGAACTGGTCTACGACTTTCTCCAACGCGTCGAGGACTGGCCCGACCTCGTGCCGCACATCGAGTGGACCGAAGTCAGCACGGACGCCCCGGGCGTGCAGATCGTCGACATCGACAGCACTGCCTGGGACGGCGGCGACACCGTCACATCGGGCGCCGTCCGGCTCTGTTTCCCGGCCGCCGGATGCATCGTCCACAAGGACGTGGTGGCGCCCCAGATCCTCGCGGGGCACACCGTCCGGTGGACCCTGCTGCCGGACAGTACGGGTCTCACGGTGGTCTGTACGCACTGGGTGATGCTCAGGGAAGAGGCCCTCGCCTCGTTCCTCGGCGCCGAAGCCACCCTCACCGACGCGCGCCACGAGGTGCGTACGGGGCTGGGGGAGGCCTCCGCCGAGATCCTCGGGCTGGCCAAGTGGCATGCGGAGAGCGCCCTGCGCCACGTGGGGTGA
- a CDS encoding ScbR family autoregulator-binding transcription factor, producing MVQQERAARTRRALIIAAAEVFADDGYALASLPAISKRAGVSTGALHFHFSSKDALAAAVENTAELGLRNLVNECHESSGTLLQCLACTVTRLLEAVSEDPVTRAGLRLGGDPSRKSGGGVVVWWYEWVSDLLARARETGELPDEVSPEGAATVISAAVAGVVLLGGTRDPEQPPYAHMVPFREFLLSWLSAPPPDGHPGPGSGLRAGTAASG from the coding sequence ATGGTCCAGCAGGAGCGGGCGGCCCGCACCCGGCGTGCTCTCATCATCGCGGCCGCGGAGGTCTTCGCCGACGACGGGTACGCCCTGGCCTCGCTTCCTGCCATCAGCAAGCGGGCCGGTGTGAGCACCGGTGCCCTCCACTTCCACTTCTCGAGCAAGGACGCGCTGGCTGCCGCGGTCGAGAACACCGCGGAACTCGGCCTGCGGAACCTGGTCAACGAGTGCCACGAGTCCTCGGGCACCTTGCTCCAGTGCCTGGCGTGCACCGTGACGCGCCTGCTCGAAGCCGTCAGCGAGGACCCCGTGACCCGGGCGGGCCTCCGGCTGGGCGGCGATCCTTCCCGGAAGAGCGGAGGCGGAGTCGTCGTCTGGTGGTACGAGTGGGTCAGCGATCTGCTGGCACGGGCGAGAGAGACCGGCGAACTCCCGGACGAGGTCTCCCCGGAGGGCGCGGCCACCGTCATCTCCGCGGCCGTCGCGGGTGTGGTGCTGCTCGGCGGCACCCGTGATCCGGAGCAGCCGCCGTACGCACACATGGTCCCGTTCCGTGAATTCCTCCTGTCCTGGCTGTCCGCCCCGCCGCCGGACGGGCACCCCGGGCCGGGCTCCGGGCTGCGGGCGGGGACGGCCGCCTCCGGCTGA
- a CDS encoding ScbR family autoregulator-binding transcription factor, producing MARQERAIRTRRAVIEGAAGVFAERGYAAATMAEILERAGVTKGALYFHFDSKEALARGVIDAQVDPARWAPRDLRLQEWVDVGMTLAHRIPRDVILLAGIRLSADMQGRARFGSAWPAWSGLIAKLVTEAKERGEALPHVNPEETAQCFVGAWIGTQTMSEVESGWKDLHQRISVLYNHVLPAIATPAALIRLDTAPDRGARVLAELDEETDRPFVSAGT from the coding sequence ATGGCACGGCAAGAGCGTGCGATACGTACCCGCCGCGCTGTTATAGAGGGCGCCGCCGGGGTGTTCGCCGAACGGGGTTACGCAGCGGCCACCATGGCCGAGATCCTTGAGCGTGCCGGTGTGACCAAGGGCGCTCTCTACTTCCACTTCGACTCCAAGGAAGCCCTGGCGCGCGGCGTCATAGACGCGCAGGTCGACCCCGCGCGGTGGGCGCCGCGTGATCTGAGACTGCAGGAGTGGGTCGACGTCGGGATGACGCTGGCCCACCGGATTCCTCGCGATGTCATCCTGCTCGCCGGTATCCGCCTCTCGGCCGACATGCAGGGCCGCGCCCGGTTCGGCAGCGCGTGGCCCGCCTGGTCCGGCCTGATCGCCAAGCTTGTCACCGAGGCGAAGGAACGCGGCGAGGCGCTGCCGCACGTGAACCCCGAGGAGACCGCGCAGTGTTTCGTCGGCGCGTGGATCGGGACGCAGACGATGTCCGAGGTGGAGTCCGGCTGGAAGGATCTCCACCAGCGCATCTCCGTGCTGTACAACCACGTACTGCCCGCCATCGCCACTCCTGCGGCGCTGATCAGACTGGACACCGCGCCGGACCGCGGTGCCCGGGTCCTGGCCGAGCTCGACGAAGAGACCGACAGGCCGTTCGTGTCCGCCGGCACGTAG
- a CDS encoding SDR family NAD(P)-dependent oxidoreductase encodes MKGTAPILEGKIAIVHGASSGIGAAAGRVFARHGAVVVLTARREDRLRELADELRGTGAEVTHQVLDVRDGEAVRRVVENTVERHGRLDVAFNNAGVGLPRTPMHLIGDDVYEHVVGTNVTGVWNCMRHEIAAMLEGKGGAIVNTSSVGGLVASGTGAPYIASKHAVIGLTKAAAVEYAAQGIRVNAIAPGLTRSEMTAEWFANSPETEARAHRSAPQKRAAEPEEVAETAAWLCSDLASFVTGVTVPVDGGRTAW; translated from the coding sequence ATGAAGGGCACCGCTCCGATCCTGGAGGGAAAGATCGCGATCGTCCATGGCGCCAGCAGTGGTATCGGGGCCGCCGCGGGGCGGGTGTTCGCCCGGCACGGCGCTGTCGTCGTGCTGACGGCCCGTCGGGAGGACCGGCTGCGCGAACTCGCGGACGAACTTCGCGGCACGGGCGCCGAGGTGACCCACCAGGTCCTGGACGTGCGTGACGGGGAGGCCGTGCGGCGCGTGGTGGAGAACACCGTGGAGCGGCACGGACGGCTGGACGTGGCCTTCAACAACGCGGGCGTCGGCCTCCCGAGGACCCCGATGCACCTCATCGGAGACGATGTGTACGAACATGTCGTCGGTACGAACGTGACGGGGGTGTGGAACTGCATGCGCCACGAGATCGCGGCCATGCTGGAGGGCAAGGGCGGGGCGATCGTCAACACCAGTAGTGTCGGCGGGCTGGTCGCCTCCGGCACCGGGGCCCCCTACATCGCGTCCAAGCACGCGGTGATCGGGCTGACCAAGGCGGCCGCCGTCGAGTACGCGGCGCAGGGCATCCGCGTCAACGCGATCGCTCCGGGGCTGACCCGCTCCGAGATGACCGCCGAATGGTTCGCGAACTCACCGGAGACCGAGGCGCGGGCCCACCGGTCCGCACCGCAGAAGCGGGCCGCGGAGCCGGAAGAGGTGGCGGAGACGGCCGCCTGGCTGTGCAGTGACCTGGCGAGCTTCGTGACGGGCGTGACGGTGCCGGTGGACGGAGGCCGGACCGCCTGGTAA
- a CDS encoding HAD family phosphatase: MNAPLCTLRLAAVNIDGVLLNDTFSPVLHQLVVEWGGTYTAELEQRLLSQSQSAAARAMAGATGTDASEQEVLRAYFAARERYVREHPVRPVDGAVPLLKRLRALGLDLVCYGGLGADHFERHLGESASWFTAPGYICTNDFRPGIREIAEDCFGLRREQVLFIDDAASFAVRARELDVPFIGHPSSFEHGFQPALMRAAGTRHMVGSPDEIDEALVRRLDREAGEGTVWQDAARPRGAEVCI, encoded by the coding sequence ATGAACGCACCACTCTGTACGCTCCGCCTCGCCGCGGTCAACATCGACGGAGTCCTGCTCAACGACACGTTCAGCCCGGTCCTGCACCAGCTCGTGGTCGAGTGGGGCGGTACCTACACCGCCGAGCTGGAGCAGCGCCTGCTGTCGCAGTCGCAGAGCGCGGCGGCGCGGGCCATGGCCGGGGCCACCGGCACGGACGCGAGCGAACAGGAAGTGCTCCGGGCCTACTTCGCGGCCCGCGAGCGCTATGTGCGCGAGCATCCGGTGCGACCCGTCGACGGCGCCGTGCCGCTGCTGAAGCGGTTACGGGCACTGGGCCTGGACCTCGTCTGCTACGGCGGCCTGGGGGCGGACCACTTCGAACGCCATCTGGGCGAGAGCGCCTCGTGGTTCACCGCCCCCGGGTACATCTGCACCAACGACTTCAGACCCGGGATCCGTGAGATCGCCGAGGACTGCTTCGGTCTCCGCCGCGAGCAGGTGCTCTTCATCGATGACGCGGCCTCGTTCGCGGTCCGGGCCCGCGAGCTGGACGTCCCCTTCATCGGCCACCCCAGCTCCTTCGAGCACGGCTTCCAGCCGGCCCTGATGCGTGCGGCCGGCACCCGGCACATGGTCGGCTCGCCGGACGAGATCGACGAGGCCCTGGTGCGCAGGCTCGACCGGGAGGCCGGGGAGGGCACCGTCTGGCAGGACGCGGCACGGCCGCGGGGCGCGGAGGTGTGCATATGA
- a CDS encoding ScbA/BarX family gamma-butyrolactone biosynthesis protein, whose protein sequence is MPKLTTTVPKEYVHRASLAEVFLTGCTDQEGLCFTLTGQWPRAHTLFNSLDGRSHDPLQVAETFRQAGMFLAHAEMGIPLGHHFVMWNLNYTTYLENLNIGPRPTDFVLDVRCADSAYSGRTVSQFHMEFTIHRDGALVAHGTSHFSAIAPRVYNRLRAGRPQRDDSAVPWTGPDRAPMAPAAVGRHSAADVALTPTDDSSRWLLTPDLNHPIFFDHSGDHLPGMVLLEAARQAACTLVAPQVMSPASAATVFHRYAELDRPCWVEVTRISAEHNELMTVEVVGRQDGEAVFTSTLTGPVRPR, encoded by the coding sequence ATGCCCAAGCTCACTACGACAGTTCCCAAGGAGTACGTACACCGCGCCTCCCTGGCCGAGGTGTTCCTCACCGGCTGCACCGACCAGGAAGGGCTGTGCTTCACGCTGACCGGGCAGTGGCCGCGCGCTCACACGCTTTTCAACAGCCTGGACGGACGCAGCCACGACCCGCTCCAAGTGGCCGAGACATTCCGCCAGGCCGGTATGTTCCTGGCGCACGCCGAAATGGGCATACCGCTCGGCCACCACTTCGTGATGTGGAACCTCAATTACACGACGTATCTGGAAAATCTGAACATAGGCCCCCGCCCGACCGACTTCGTGCTGGACGTGAGATGTGCGGACAGCGCCTACAGCGGGCGCACCGTCAGCCAGTTCCACATGGAGTTCACCATCCACCGGGACGGCGCCCTCGTCGCGCACGGAACGTCGCACTTCTCCGCCATCGCCCCGCGCGTCTACAACCGTCTGCGCGCGGGCCGTCCGCAGCGCGACGACTCCGCGGTGCCGTGGACCGGGCCGGACCGTGCCCCCATGGCGCCGGCCGCCGTGGGCCGTCACTCCGCGGCCGACGTGGCGCTCACCCCGACCGACGATTCATCGCGCTGGCTGCTGACCCCGGATCTGAACCACCCGATCTTCTTCGACCACTCCGGTGACCATCTGCCCGGCATGGTGTTGCTCGAAGCGGCGCGTCAGGCGGCGTGCACCCTGGTCGCGCCCCAGGTGATGTCCCCCGCGAGCGCGGCCACGGTCTTCCACCGCTACGCCGAGCTCGACCGCCCCTGCTGGGTCGAGGTGACCCGGATCTCGGCGGAGCACAACGAGCTGATGACTGTGGAAGTCGTGGGCCGGCAGGACGGCGAGGCCGTCTTCACCTCGACCCTGACGGGCCCCGTGCGGCCTCGGTGA
- a CDS encoding DUF6009 family protein — translation MSALPQEGDVAQEVEIVWLEDPMGLDYVRQALDKVNTRKGKPRYERDGRLIGYSNLAPKAPRSLGSGLFARRTFYLLPHDRPNRPDDPECPYKVGSPLEAVDPRTVAPGEVGEKTNRSQGTAETVPARS, via the coding sequence ATGAGCGCACTGCCCCAGGAAGGCGATGTCGCCCAGGAGGTCGAGATCGTGTGGCTGGAGGACCCGATGGGCCTCGACTACGTCCGACAGGCCCTGGACAAGGTCAACACCCGTAAGGGCAAGCCCCGGTACGAGCGCGACGGCCGTCTCATCGGCTACTCCAACCTCGCGCCGAAGGCACCCCGGAGCCTGGGCAGCGGCCTGTTCGCCCGCCGTACGTTCTACCTTCTGCCGCACGACCGCCCCAACCGGCCCGACGACCCCGAGTGCCCGTACAAGGTCGGCTCGCCGCTCGAAGCGGTCGACCCGCGCACGGTCGCGCCGGGCGAGGTCGGGGAGAAGACCAACCGTTCGCAGGGCACCGCGGAGACGGTTCCGGCCCGTTCCTGA
- a CDS encoding DNA primase family protein translates to MSAEPVRFDAEAAARQIHQHSLDIALQEQPNLPAQQNETPPARPTGLLPGSLTDRGNAKLFARLYRDRFRYVIGMGWHSWDTYRWKLTGGEEAAVWAAGEMAEQYATHDPSGRFTDRQLAGHSRHSESTAGVKALLFQAQAAPSLRLDPDVLDGDIYALCTPAGVVDLRTGELRKPDPLTDMHSRATTVAPLKMPVPRWDSFLRDTFGGDDKGLETTRFLHLLLGYSVTGDVGAQVLPFLYGSGANGKSVLLEVMTQILGDYANAAPPGFLMEKGKFTEHSTELTELHGRRIVVCSELKPNDKFNEARVKLLTGGDTITARRMRQNFFTFTPTHKLWLLGNHRPEVGTGGHAFWRRMRIIPFERRVPDERKIDNLAAELVADEGPGILQWLIEGAQRYLATRDSLAGPASVRVATAAYETTEDHVGRFVTERCTKGEGEGPNPDLRVEQKLLYETYCRWCSDEGIRASTPRAFASRIRQELGLASPAEMIKNNATKLYPGIALLPECAVEGGAR, encoded by the coding sequence ATGAGCGCCGAGCCCGTGCGCTTCGACGCAGAAGCCGCAGCCAGGCAGATTCATCAGCACAGCCTCGACATCGCTCTCCAGGAGCAGCCGAACCTTCCCGCGCAGCAGAACGAAACACCTCCAGCCCGGCCCACCGGGCTGTTGCCGGGCTCCCTCACCGACCGCGGCAACGCGAAGCTGTTCGCCCGTCTCTACAGGGACCGCTTCCGGTACGTCATCGGCATGGGCTGGCACTCCTGGGACACCTACCGCTGGAAGCTGACCGGTGGCGAGGAGGCCGCCGTCTGGGCGGCCGGCGAGATGGCCGAGCAGTACGCCACCCATGACCCGAGCGGCCGTTTCACGGACCGGCAACTGGCCGGGCACAGCCGCCACTCCGAGTCGACCGCCGGGGTCAAGGCCCTCCTCTTCCAGGCCCAGGCCGCGCCGAGCCTGCGCCTGGACCCGGACGTCCTGGACGGCGACATCTACGCCCTGTGCACCCCGGCCGGCGTGGTGGACCTGCGTACCGGAGAACTGCGCAAGCCCGATCCCCTCACGGACATGCACTCGCGCGCCACCACCGTCGCCCCGCTCAAGATGCCGGTCCCGCGGTGGGACAGCTTTCTGCGGGACACCTTCGGCGGCGACGACAAGGGCCTGGAGACCACACGCTTTCTGCACCTGCTGCTCGGCTACTCCGTCACCGGGGACGTCGGCGCGCAGGTCCTGCCGTTCCTGTACGGCTCCGGAGCCAACGGCAAGTCCGTGCTCCTGGAGGTCATGACGCAGATCCTCGGCGACTACGCGAACGCCGCACCGCCCGGATTCCTCATGGAGAAGGGCAAGTTCACCGAGCACTCCACCGAGCTGACCGAGCTGCACGGGCGCCGCATCGTCGTCTGCTCCGAACTCAAGCCCAACGACAAGTTCAACGAGGCCCGGGTCAAGCTGCTCACCGGAGGCGACACCATCACCGCCCGGCGCATGCGGCAGAACTTCTTCACCTTCACCCCGACCCACAAGCTCTGGCTGCTCGGCAACCACCGCCCCGAGGTCGGCACCGGCGGCCACGCGTTCTGGCGCCGGATGCGCATCATTCCCTTCGAGCGGCGTGTTCCCGACGAGCGCAAGATCGACAACCTGGCCGCCGAGCTCGTCGCCGACGAGGGTCCCGGCATCCTGCAGTGGCTCATCGAGGGCGCCCAGCGCTATCTGGCCACCCGGGACTCGCTGGCGGGACCCGCCTCCGTGCGGGTCGCCACGGCCGCGTACGAGACCACCGAGGACCACGTCGGACGGTTCGTCACCGAACGCTGTACCAAGGGCGAGGGCGAAGGACCCAACCCCGACCTCCGCGTCGAACAGAAGCTGCTGTACGAGACGTACTGCCGCTGGTGCTCGGACGAAGGCATCCGCGCCTCCACACCGCGTGCCTTCGCCAGCCGCATCCGTCAGGAACTCGGTCTGGCGTCACCTGCGGAAATGATCAAGAATAATGCGACGAAGCTCTATCCGGGCATCGCGCTGCTCCCGGAGTGCGCGGTCGAGGGGGGCGCACGATGA
- a CDS encoding ParA family protein, which produces MASPFEAPDAHAQPHGIPWESLSHIFMFGNGKGGVGKSSISANAAGKAARSGLRTLIIDCNAQGNIARELGYKRAEWNDGGAGLIESLRTGAPLTPVENVRENLDVVLGGPALGDEFGIFFHTLLAKEGPQAYLRLLTCLLPIAHRYQIIVLDTPPENPSLQRLALAAARWLVIPVKSDGGAEDGLAQIGLEFSYVKFVSHINPHIALLGVLLFDTGRNYSGIHADVRLQVQKVLGAEAHMFKHLIGHTESVARLVRKRGLLVHELAEQRANGDRSVPGAVTGLDSDYEGFTEEMFARALELRKDAAA; this is translated from the coding sequence ATGGCCAGCCCCTTCGAAGCGCCTGACGCTCATGCGCAGCCCCACGGCATCCCCTGGGAGTCGCTGTCGCACATCTTCATGTTCGGCAACGGCAAGGGGGGCGTCGGCAAGTCGTCCATCTCCGCTAACGCCGCGGGCAAGGCCGCTCGCAGCGGACTGCGCACCCTCATCATCGACTGCAACGCGCAGGGCAACATCGCGCGCGAGCTCGGGTACAAGCGGGCCGAGTGGAACGACGGGGGAGCGGGGCTGATCGAGTCGCTGCGCACCGGCGCACCGCTGACTCCGGTCGAGAACGTGCGGGAGAACCTGGATGTCGTCCTGGGCGGTCCCGCGCTCGGCGACGAGTTCGGAATCTTCTTCCACACGCTTCTCGCCAAGGAAGGCCCGCAGGCGTATCTGCGGCTGCTGACGTGCCTGCTGCCGATCGCGCACCGGTACCAGATCATCGTGCTCGACACCCCGCCGGAGAACCCGTCGCTCCAGCGTCTCGCCCTGGCGGCCGCGCGTTGGCTGGTCATCCCGGTCAAGAGCGACGGGGGCGCGGAGGACGGTCTCGCACAGATCGGGCTCGAGTTCTCCTACGTCAAGTTCGTCAGCCACATCAATCCGCACATCGCGCTGCTCGGCGTACTGCTGTTCGACACCGGGCGCAACTACAGCGGTATCCACGCCGATGTGCGGCTCCAGGTGCAGAAGGTGCTGGGTGCGGAGGCCCACATGTTCAAGCACCTCATCGGGCACACGGAGTCGGTGGCCAGGCTGGTGCGGAAGCGCGGTCTGCTTGTCCACGAGCTGGCGGAACAGCGGGCGAACGGCGACCGGTCCGTCCCCGGGGCCGTGACGGGGCTCGACTCGGACTACGAAGGATTCACCGAAGAGATGTTCGCAAGGGCCCTGGAGCTCAGGAAGGACGCCGCGGCATGA